A genome region from Candidatus Paceibacterota bacterium includes the following:
- a CDS encoding choice-of-anchor Q domain-containing protein has product MKIPPRPCCCCRIASATRKQALEPKLNSLVLAVACLTLLCSAPIGLRAATIAVTSTADSGPGTLRNALAGAANGDTIDVTGLSGTITLTSGQLTVSNSVTLLGPGAGTLTVSGNHASRVFDVTGTNVTIRGLAIANGQGAVDGAGLRTGGPVGSIVTLSDCVVTNNTTSLGSAGIFNSAGVTLTLSNCTIAGNSAPSGNAGGIYNGNGTVTLTACTVSGNFAYYVGGGIFNDGAAGGATLTITASTISSNSAYSGGGVLNYGQSGSAMLTISASTLSGNSAYSYGGGAIYNNGWSGNGTVRINASTISSNSAAYGGAIFNDVSGGVALVQMGDTILAAGSRGANVSNSGGTITSAGYNLSSDNAAGFLTGPGDRTNTDPLLGPLQDNGGPTWTHALLTNSPAIDQGKSNAITNLARATDQRGLSNISDFPAVTNAAGGDGSDIGALEVQNTPVPSIPAAAYTFSTLAGRSWWGSADGVGDQAQFSYPSGITADSAGNLYVTDSGNSTIRKITPAGVVSTIAGLAGMLGGSADGIGSNARFSGPSSIAADSAGNLFVADTGNSTIRKVTPTGVVSTVAGLAGDAGTNDGIGGNARFYNPRGITVDSTGNLFVADCNNHTIRKITPVGTNWVVSTLAGQAGQEGSNDGTNSNAGFHSPHGITVDGAGNLYVADMNNGTIRKVTPAGTNWVVSTIAGQVYSCSGADGTNTDARFCNPEGITADSAGNLYVADSRNDTIRKITPEGTNWVVSTLAGLAQTEGSANGTGSDARFDSPSALTVDSAGNLFVADTENHTIRTVTSAGVVTTLAGSAVGHESGSDDGTGSNARFYFPAGIAVNSAGNLFVTDSANNTIRTITSAGVVNTLAGSAGTNGSADGAGGHARFDRPGGISLDGAGNLFVADTANHTVRKVTSAGMVSTIAGVAGTNGTADGTGSNARFDTPWGIARDLAGNCYVADSANFTIRKLSPVGTNWAVSTIAGLAGAEGTADGTGSDARFGGAYGITVDNAGKVYVVDTGNKTIRKLSPIGTNWVVNTLAGQPGMWGTNDGPGSSAQFAQPIGIAVDGAGNLFVSDYWTIRKITPVGTNWVVSTIGGLPYNYGSTDGTGQDARFYYPMGIAVDDAGNLYLADGFNNLIRKALFTSYGAANAMAFTPPPMSGQLVVKLLPAEAKGQWRFGWDQFWRNTGDVVSNLVPGNYPVVFRDVPGYLAYPPTTSVAVLPNATSYLTNQYLPTFAPDVGGTGSLMVGIGPNRPPGAGWRFIGETAWRAAYTNVSGLLPDTYYVEFAPVSGWSRPLSLAAQVSGGQQSVVTANYTFAQTPPSGVMLPHPVPATNINDLATCPFGYNGQLLTDMGYGSGVAVDANVVLTAAHLVFNDFALAYAEHAYWFFQRQAGVFEPEPMAARGWYMLSGYASQRTNDLLGGLSPEQSSPQSRNLDVAALYFPSPVAGGGYGGYLPSDAEPNIWLTGTTLKMLVGYPVDGSQLGDASIVPGQMYQTEPQPYPLTLATDPVPGQQVYVAPWFLSYPGNSGGPLYVQMNGYYYPAGVYLGTLYNGTQPYASLVRAIDSAVVNLITNAAMLGDAGTNYTGGGVITITVGGGSGSLAYLQVNLGPPAAVAGGAAWRRQGTADWCGNSPFTVTVPQGGSAALEFKPVAGWNLPSAQAITLTLGQLTTASALYTQSTPVRLSDPRVLPDGALAMTLEGVLGCVYSITGSTNLLEPLTNWAEVLRLTNSTGQTAFTNPPPPATPFYYRAKQL; this is encoded by the coding sequence ATGAAGATCCCTCCGCGCCCATGCTGCTGCTGCCGGATAGCTTCTGCAACAAGGAAGCAAGCCCTGGAACCTAAACTGAACTCACTCGTCCTTGCCGTCGCGTGCCTGACCTTACTTTGCTCCGCGCCCATTGGTCTGCGGGCCGCGACCATTGCCGTCACCAGCACCGCCGATAGCGGCCCGGGCACCTTGCGCAATGCACTGGCTGGCGCCGCCAATGGCGACACCATTGACGTCACCGGCCTCTCCGGCACGATCACGCTGACCAGCGGCCAACTGACTGTTTCCAATAGCGTGACCCTCCTCGGCCCCGGTGCCGGCACGTTGACCGTGAGCGGCAACCACGCCTCCCGCGTGTTCGACGTCACCGGCACCAACGTGACCATCCGCGGGCTGGCGATCGCCAACGGCCAGGGGGCCGTCGACGGCGCCGGCCTCAGGACCGGTGGTCCTGTGGGCAGCATCGTCACGCTCAGCGACTGCGTCGTCACCAACAACACCACGTCGCTCGGCAGCGCCGGCATCTTCAACAGCGCGGGGGTAACTCTAACCCTCAGCAACTGCACCATCGCCGGCAATAGTGCTCCGAGCGGCAACGCCGGCGGCATCTACAACGGCAATGGCACAGTCACCCTCACCGCCTGCACCGTCAGCGGCAACTTCGCCTACTATGTCGGCGGCGGGATCTTTAACGACGGGGCTGCGGGTGGCGCGACCCTGACGATCACCGCCAGCACCATCAGCAGCAACTCGGCGTATTCGGGTGGCGGCGTCCTCAACTACGGCCAGTCCGGCAGCGCGATGTTGACCATCAGCGCCAGCACGTTGAGTGGCAACTCGGCCTACTCCTACGGGGGCGGCGCCATCTACAACAACGGCTGGTCCGGAAACGGGACAGTGCGGATCAACGCCAGCACCATTAGCAGCAATTCGGCCGCGTACGGCGGCGCCATCTTCAACGACGTTTCCGGTGGTGTCGCCCTGGTGCAGATGGGCGACACGATCCTGGCCGCCGGCAGCCGGGGCGCGAACGTCTCCAACAGCGGCGGCACGATCACCTCCGCCGGCTACAACCTCAGCAGTGACAACGCGGCCGGCTTCCTCACCGGGCCCGGCGACCGGACCAACACCGACCCGCTGCTGGGCCCGTTGCAGGACAACGGCGGCCCGACGTGGACGCACGCGCTCCTGACGAACAGCCCGGCCATTGACCAGGGCAAAAGCAATGCCATCACCAACCTGGCCCGCGCCACGGACCAGCGCGGGCTGTCCAACATTTCGGACTTCCCGGCCGTCACCAACGCCGCGGGCGGCGACGGCAGCGACATCGGCGCTCTTGAGGTGCAAAACACCCCGGTGCCGTCCATCCCCGCCGCTGCCTACACCTTCAGTACGCTGGCGGGAAGGTCGTGGTGGGGCAGCGCCGACGGCGTGGGCGACCAGGCGCAGTTCAGCTATCCTAGTGGCATCACGGCGGACAGTGCGGGCAACCTCTATGTGACGGATTCCGGCAACAGCACGATCCGGAAGATTACCCCCGCCGGGGTAGTGAGCACCATCGCCGGCCTGGCCGGAATGCTGGGCGGCAGCGCGGACGGCATCGGCAGCAATGCGCGATTCTCCGGCCCCTCCAGCATCGCGGCGGACAGCGCGGGCAATCTCTTTGTGGCGGATACAGGCAACAGCACGATTCGAAAGGTCACCCCCACCGGGGTGGTGAGCACAGTTGCCGGTCTGGCCGGCGATGCCGGCACCAACGACGGCATTGGCGGTAACGCGCGATTCTATAACCCCCGGGGCATCACGGTGGACAGCACGGGCAATCTCTTTGTGGCAGATTGCAACAACCACACGATTCGGAAGATCACTCCGGTGGGAACCAACTGGGTGGTGAGCACGCTGGCCGGTCAGGCCGGGCAGGAGGGTTCCAACGACGGCACGAACAGCAACGCGGGGTTCCACAGCCCTCATGGCATCACGGTGGACGGCGCCGGCAACCTCTATGTGGCAGATATGAATAATGGCACGATTCGGAAGGTCACTCCGGCAGGGACCAACTGGGTCGTGAGCACCATTGCTGGCCAGGTTTACAGTTGCAGCGGCGCTGACGGCACGAATACCGACGCGCGATTCTGCAATCCCGAAGGCATCACGGCCGACAGCGCGGGCAATCTCTATGTGGCGGATTCACGCAACGACACCATTCGGAAGATTACCCCCGAAGGAACCAACTGGGTGGTGAGCACCCTGGCCGGCTTGGCTCAAACCGAGGGCAGCGCCAACGGCACCGGCAGCGACGCGCGATTCGACTCGCCCTCTGCTCTCACTGTGGACAGCGCGGGCAACCTCTTTGTGGCCGATACGGAGAACCACACGATTCGGACGGTCACCTCCGCCGGAGTGGTGACCACCCTCGCCGGTTCGGCCGTGGGTCATGAGAGCGGCTCCGATGACGGCACCGGCAGCAACGCGCGATTTTACTTCCCCGCTGGCATCGCGGTGAACAGCGCCGGCAATCTCTTCGTCACGGATTCAGCCAACAACACGATCCGAACGATTACCTCCGCCGGGGTGGTAAACACCTTGGCCGGGTCGGCCGGAACCAACGGCAGCGCCGACGGAGCCGGCGGCCACGCGCGCTTTGATCGCCCCGGCGGCATCTCGTTGGACGGCGCGGGCAATCTCTTTGTGGCGGATACAGCCAACCATACCGTTCGGAAGGTTACCTCCGCCGGGATGGTGAGCACCATTGCCGGTGTGGCCGGAACCAACGGCACCGCCGACGGCACGGGCAGCAACGCGCGATTCGACACGCCGTGGGGCATCGCCAGGGACCTCGCGGGCAATTGCTACGTGGCGGACAGTGCGAACTTCACGATTCGGAAGCTGTCTCCCGTTGGCACCAACTGGGCCGTGAGCACCATCGCCGGCCTGGCTGGAGCTGAGGGCACCGCCGACGGCACGGGCAGCGACGCTCGATTCGGAGGCGCTTATGGCATCACGGTGGACAATGCGGGGAAAGTTTACGTGGTGGATACCGGGAACAAAACCATCCGGAAGCTCAGTCCCATTGGTACCAACTGGGTGGTGAACACATTGGCCGGTCAGCCAGGCATGTGGGGCACCAACGACGGCCCGGGCAGCAGCGCACAATTCGCGCAGCCCATCGGCATCGCGGTGGACGGCGCGGGCAATCTCTTTGTGTCGGACTACTGGACGATCCGGAAGATCACCCCCGTCGGCACTAACTGGGTGGTCAGCACCATCGGTGGTCTGCCCTACAACTACGGCAGCACCGATGGCACCGGCCAGGACGCCAGGTTCTACTATCCCATGGGCATCGCGGTGGACGACGCGGGCAACCTGTATCTGGCAGACGGCTTCAACAACCTCATTCGCAAGGCTTTGTTCACGTCGTATGGCGCGGCCAACGCGATGGCCTTCACTCCGCCGCCGATGAGCGGGCAGTTGGTGGTAAAGCTGCTACCGGCCGAAGCCAAGGGCCAGTGGCGGTTTGGGTGGGACCAGTTCTGGCGCAACACCGGCGACGTCGTATCCAACCTCGTGCCGGGCAATTATCCCGTGGTGTTCCGCGACGTGCCCGGTTACCTCGCCTATCCCCCTACCACTTCGGTGGCCGTGCTCCCCAATGCCACGAGCTATCTGACCAACCAGTATCTGCCCACGTTCGCGCCGGATGTGGGCGGCACCGGTTCGCTCATGGTGGGCATCGGCCCGAACCGGCCCCCCGGCGCGGGCTGGCGGTTCATTGGCGAGACGGCCTGGCGCGCCGCTTACACCAACGTCTCGGGGTTGCTGCCGGACACCTATTACGTCGAGTTTGCGCCGGTAAGCGGCTGGTCCCGCCCGCTGAGCCTGGCGGCCCAGGTCTCTGGTGGCCAGCAATCGGTGGTGACGGCAAACTATACGTTCGCCCAGACACCGCCGAGTGGCGTCATGTTGCCGCACCCGGTTCCGGCCACCAACATCAACGACCTGGCCACCTGTCCCTTTGGTTACAACGGCCAATTGCTCACCGACATGGGCTACGGCAGCGGGGTGGCGGTGGATGCCAACGTGGTGCTGACCGCGGCGCACCTCGTCTTCAACGATTTCGCCCTTGCCTACGCGGAGCATGCCTACTGGTTCTTCCAGCGCCAAGCCGGCGTGTTCGAGCCGGAGCCGATGGCCGCGCGCGGCTGGTACATGTTGAGCGGCTACGCCTCCCAGCGCACCAACGACTTGCTGGGCGGCTTGAGCCCCGAGCAGTCCAGCCCGCAGTCGCGCAACCTGGACGTGGCAGCGTTGTATTTCCCGTCCCCCGTGGCAGGCGGAGGCTATGGCGGCTACCTGCCGTCCGACGCCGAACCCAACATTTGGCTGACGGGCACCACGCTCAAGATGCTCGTGGGCTATCCCGTGGACGGGTCGCAGTTGGGCGACGCGAGCATCGTGCCGGGGCAGATGTACCAGACCGAGCCGCAACCCTATCCGTTGACCCTGGCCACTGATCCCGTGCCGGGCCAGCAGGTTTACGTTGCCCCCTGGTTCCTGAGCTACCCGGGCAACAGCGGCGGCCCGCTGTACGTGCAAATGAACGGCTATTACTATCCGGCCGGCGTGTATTTGGGGACGCTGTATAACGGCACTCAACCGTATGCCTCGCTGGTGCGGGCGATTGACAGCGCGGTAGTGAACCTGATCACCAACGCGGCAATGCTGGGCGACGCTGGCACCAACTACACCGGCGGCGGGGTGATCACGATCACCGTCGGCGGTGGCAGCGGCAGCCTCGCCTACTTGCAGGTGAACCTTGGCCCGCCCGCCGCGGTCGCTGGCGGCGCGGCATGGCGGCGGCAAGGAACCGCTGACTGGTGCGGCAACTCGCCGTTCACGGTCACGGTCCCGCAGGGCGGATCGGCGGCGCTCGAGTTCAAGCCCGTCGCCGGCTGGAACCTGCCGTCGGCCCAGGCCATCACCCTCACCCTCGGTCAACTGACCACAGCCTCCGCGCTCTACACCCAGTCCACGCCGGTTCGGCTGAGCGATCCGCGCGTGCTGCCCGATGGCGCCCTGGCCATGACGCTGGAGGGGGTCCTGGGCTGCGTCTATTCGATCACGGGCTCAACTAACCTGCTTGAGCCGCTGACAAACTGGGCGGAGGTCCTGCGCCTGACCAACTCGACCGGCCAAACCGCCTTCACCAACCCGCCTCCACCCGCCACCCCCTTCTATTACCGCGCCAAACAACTCTGA